Proteins encoded within one genomic window of Jiangella mangrovi:
- a CDS encoding helix-turn-helix transcriptional regulator encodes MTAVLPAPDETAAIQAQWEMSSVRRVRLGAGEVLTDAPGSLWALVHEGAVLVETATGRHPLAAGDAVHVDARTAYRLVAAAPALVLAADLRLVVPAHPLPSPLVVTAFSERHRGVTGLVTTCPINDGRHPALFVASYAGLVGAAMTASWLEDAPPPGAAPLGDEQVASVVAALVDRPGEPWTLDRMAGLVHLSRSALTDRFRRATGRSPMQVLRDVRMGEARQLLGVEGQPVTRVAYAVGYGSVAAFSRAFSSSHGVTPQRWREQAPCGQRAGIRSSANPSPAATAATAPTTNGQRTP; translated from the coding sequence ATGACCGCAGTGCTGCCGGCGCCGGACGAGACCGCCGCGATCCAGGCCCAGTGGGAGATGTCGAGCGTCCGGCGGGTCCGGCTGGGCGCGGGCGAGGTCCTCACCGACGCGCCCGGATCGCTGTGGGCGCTCGTCCACGAGGGCGCCGTCCTGGTCGAGACGGCGACGGGGCGCCACCCGCTCGCGGCCGGTGACGCCGTCCACGTCGATGCGCGGACGGCGTACCGGCTGGTGGCGGCCGCCCCGGCCCTCGTCCTCGCCGCCGACCTGCGCCTGGTCGTCCCGGCCCACCCGCTACCGAGTCCCCTGGTGGTGACGGCGTTCAGCGAGCGTCACCGCGGGGTCACCGGGCTCGTCACGACCTGCCCCATCAACGACGGCCGCCACCCGGCGCTCTTCGTCGCCAGCTACGCCGGGCTCGTCGGTGCCGCCATGACGGCGTCCTGGCTCGAGGACGCGCCGCCGCCCGGCGCGGCGCCCCTCGGGGACGAGCAGGTCGCCTCCGTCGTGGCCGCGCTCGTCGACCGGCCGGGCGAGCCGTGGACGCTGGACCGGATGGCCGGGCTGGTGCACCTCTCGCGCTCGGCGCTGACCGACCGGTTCCGCCGCGCCACCGGCCGCAGCCCCATGCAGGTGCTGCGCGACGTGCGGATGGGCGAGGCGCGCCAGCTCCTGGGGGTCGAGGGACAACCGGTCACCCGGGTCGCCTACGCCGTCGGCTACGGGTCGGTGGCCGCCTTCAGCCGGGCGTTCTCGTCATCGCACGGGGTGACGCCCCAGCGGTGGCGCGAGCAGGCTCCGTGCGGTCAGCGGGCGGGGATCCGCAGCAGTGCGAACCCGAGCCCGGCGGCCACGGCGGCCACGGCGCCGACGACGAACGGCCAGCGCACCCCGTAG
- a CDS encoding MATE family efflux transporter, with product MIRHPFRRHSADGEILRLALPALGALVAEPLFLLTDSAIIGHLGTPELAGLGIASTVLGTLVNVSIFLAYGTTAAVARRLGAGDTAGALRSGIDGCWLAVLIGVATVAVGWPLAPWVVSLFGPGDDVAEHAEIYLRISFLGIPSMLLVLAATGVLRGLQDTRTPLYVAVTGAVANVVLNIVLVYGLDLGIGGSAMGTVLAQTGMAAVFIRVVVRGARREGVAIRPDGRGVAQAFGAGVPLIVRTVAMRVALIVITVVAAGLGTAALAAHQVAFTTWMLLALILDAVAIAAQALVGRALGAGDVDGARSITRRMVQWGVLSGVALAVLLLVIGNGYARLFTPDAEVRDLLFAALVVAAAMQPVAGWVFVLDGVLIGAGDGRYLAWASVVSVVAFLPAAWLVAEADLSGKTGLMWLWGAIGIWMLVRLITLALRERSDTWMVTGAVR from the coding sequence ATGATTCGACACCCGTTCCGGCGGCACAGCGCCGACGGCGAGATCCTGCGGCTGGCGCTGCCCGCTCTGGGGGCGCTGGTCGCCGAGCCGCTGTTCCTGCTGACCGACTCCGCCATCATCGGACACCTGGGCACGCCGGAGCTGGCCGGCCTGGGCATCGCCTCGACGGTGCTCGGCACGCTGGTGAACGTCTCGATCTTCCTCGCCTACGGGACGACGGCGGCGGTCGCCCGGCGGCTCGGGGCGGGCGACACGGCGGGCGCGCTGCGCTCCGGCATCGACGGCTGCTGGCTGGCCGTCCTGATCGGCGTCGCGACGGTCGCCGTGGGCTGGCCGCTGGCGCCGTGGGTGGTGTCGCTGTTCGGTCCCGGCGACGACGTGGCCGAACACGCCGAGATCTACCTGCGCATCAGCTTCCTCGGCATTCCGTCGATGCTGCTCGTCCTCGCGGCCACCGGCGTGCTGCGCGGCCTGCAGGACACGAGGACACCGCTCTACGTCGCCGTCACGGGAGCGGTCGCGAACGTCGTCCTCAACATCGTCCTGGTGTACGGGCTCGACCTCGGCATCGGCGGGTCCGCAATGGGCACCGTCCTCGCCCAGACGGGGATGGCCGCGGTGTTCATCCGGGTCGTGGTGCGCGGCGCCCGCCGCGAGGGCGTCGCGATCCGGCCCGACGGCCGCGGTGTCGCGCAGGCGTTCGGCGCCGGCGTGCCGCTCATCGTCCGCACCGTGGCGATGCGGGTCGCGCTCATCGTCATCACCGTCGTCGCGGCCGGGCTGGGGACGGCGGCGCTCGCGGCGCACCAGGTCGCGTTCACGACGTGGATGCTGCTCGCTCTGATCCTCGACGCCGTCGCGATCGCCGCCCAGGCGCTGGTCGGCCGGGCCCTCGGCGCAGGCGACGTCGACGGCGCGCGGTCGATCACGCGCCGCATGGTCCAGTGGGGCGTGCTGTCCGGCGTCGCCCTGGCGGTGCTGCTCCTGGTCATCGGCAACGGCTACGCGCGCCTGTTCACCCCCGACGCGGAGGTGCGCGACCTGCTGTTCGCCGCGCTGGTCGTCGCCGCCGCGATGCAGCCGGTCGCGGGGTGGGTGTTCGTGCTCGACGGCGTGCTCATCGGCGCCGGCGACGGTCGCTACCTCGCCTGGGCCTCGGTCGTCTCGGTGGTGGCGTTCCTGCCGGCCGCCTGGCTGGTCGCGGAGGCGGACCTGTCGGGGAAGACCGGCCTGATGTGGCTCTGGGGCGCGATCGGGATCTGGATGCTGGTGCGGCTGATCACGCTGGCCCTGCGCGAGCGCAGCGACACCTGGATGGTCACCGGCGCGGTCCGCTGA
- a CDS encoding replicative DNA helicase — MSVAELPDRRDEAPVDYGRTPPQDVAAEQSVLGGMLLSKDAIADVVEIIRGTDFYRPAHEAVYEAVIDLYGRGEPADAVTVAALLQKRGELGRVGGAPYLHTLVSSVPSAANAGFYAEIVRERAMLRRLVEAGTRITQMGYSDDGDADTIVDRAQAEIYAITEKRASEDYHPLSEIMEGTLDEIEAIGSRGGQMVGVPTGFTDLDALTNGLHPGQLIILAARPAVGKALALDTPLPTPTGWTTMGEVRPGDLLIGADGRPTRVVAATEVMTDRPCYEVEFSDGTVIVADAQHQWVTTTRAGRMVEASVSPGRHQSLNHSGLNGTVTTEGIAKTLRCHDGRLNHAVRLAAPFDLPDRDLPLPPYVLGLWLSGHGGENASATLRTLGLLDVGIPSEYLRASIRQRRALLAGLLDTGGLINASGVVQVFVTNRRLAEDALDLAHSLGYRTRMTTKRVNGRAEAGSTSYCITLTLPTARMVVDVRRVPSVPVRCVEVDAADHLYLAGRSCIPTHNSTLGLDLARAASIKHGLTSVVYSLEMGRNEITMRLLSAEAKVPLHHMRSGQMTDDDWNRIARSTGEVSSAPLYIDDSPNMTMMEIRAKCRRLKQRNDLRLVIIDYLQLMSSGKRVESRQQEVAEFSRALKLLAKELEVPVIAMSQLNRGPEQRQDKKPMLSDLRESGCLPASTRIMRADTGAEITIGELMASGVRDIPVWSLDDSLRYVPRTMTHAFPSGRKETFRLRLASGKQIDATANHPFLTYEGWRPLGEVSVGSRLAVPRHVPAPLLTQQWDDAEVVMLAHLIGDGSFVRRQPVRYASVDEENLAAVNEAARNFGITAIRDDYAAARVTTLRLPAPYRLAHGRRNPIAAWLDGLGLFGLRSHEKFVPDAVFGLPKKQITMFLRHLWATDGSVTVHRNGRSGRIYYASTSRRLLDGVSRLLLRYGISTRLRVATPKAGYRPQYTLDVSGRDEQLRFLREIGCHGARSAGCARLLAVLEAGTSNANVDTVPREVWQDVRSILAEQGMTHRQFAAAMNTQFGGSAMWKQAPSRERLSRVATVLGSAELEMYATNDLLWDEVVAIEPLGEQDVYDATVMGTHNFIADGVATHNSIEQDADMVILLHREDAYEKESPRAGEADFIVAKHRNGPTATITVAFQGHYSRFVDMAQ, encoded by the coding sequence GTGAGCGTCGCTGAGCTGCCCGATCGCCGGGACGAGGCCCCGGTCGACTACGGCCGCACGCCGCCACAGGACGTCGCGGCCGAGCAGTCCGTGCTCGGCGGCATGCTGCTGTCCAAGGACGCCATCGCCGACGTCGTCGAGATCATCCGCGGCACCGACTTCTACCGCCCGGCGCACGAGGCCGTCTACGAAGCGGTCATCGACCTCTACGGTCGTGGCGAGCCCGCCGACGCCGTCACCGTCGCCGCCCTGCTGCAGAAGCGGGGCGAGCTGGGCCGCGTCGGCGGCGCGCCGTACCTGCACACCCTGGTCTCCTCGGTGCCGTCGGCCGCCAACGCCGGCTTCTACGCCGAGATCGTCCGCGAGCGCGCCATGCTGCGCCGCCTCGTCGAGGCCGGCACCCGCATCACCCAGATGGGCTACAGCGACGACGGCGACGCCGACACCATCGTCGACCGCGCCCAGGCCGAGATCTACGCCATCACCGAGAAGCGGGCGTCCGAGGACTACCACCCGCTGTCGGAAATCATGGAGGGCACCCTCGACGAGATCGAGGCCATCGGCTCCCGCGGCGGCCAGATGGTCGGCGTCCCCACCGGCTTCACCGACCTCGACGCGCTGACGAACGGTCTCCACCCTGGTCAGCTCATCATCCTGGCCGCCCGACCTGCGGTCGGCAAGGCACTGGCACTCGACACCCCGCTGCCCACGCCGACCGGCTGGACGACCATGGGCGAGGTCCGGCCCGGCGACCTGCTGATCGGCGCCGACGGCCGCCCCACCCGAGTGGTAGCCGCCACCGAGGTCATGACCGACCGGCCCTGTTACGAGGTCGAGTTCTCCGACGGCACCGTCATCGTGGCCGATGCCCAGCACCAGTGGGTCACCACCACCCGGGCGGGCCGGATGGTTGAGGCATCCGTGTCGCCAGGGCGACACCAATCCCTCAACCATTCTGGGCTCAACGGCACCGTGACGACGGAGGGAATCGCGAAAACGCTGCGCTGTCACGATGGCCGGCTCAATCACGCCGTTCGCCTCGCCGCGCCATTCGACCTGCCCGATCGCGACCTGCCGCTCCCGCCGTACGTCTTGGGTCTCTGGCTCAGTGGTCATGGCGGCGAGAACGCCTCTGCCACCCTGCGGACGCTGGGTCTGCTCGACGTCGGCATCCCGAGCGAGTACCTCAGGGCGTCGATCCGGCAGCGGCGCGCCCTGCTCGCCGGCCTGCTCGACACCGGCGGCCTCATCAACGCGAGCGGCGTCGTGCAGGTCTTCGTGACCAACCGCCGGCTCGCCGAGGACGCCCTTGATCTGGCGCACTCGCTGGGCTACAGAACCCGCATGACCACGAAGCGGGTCAACGGGCGCGCCGAGGCCGGCTCGACCTCGTACTGCATCACACTCACGTTGCCGACCGCCCGCATGGTCGTCGACGTCCGCCGGGTGCCGTCCGTACCGGTCCGCTGCGTCGAGGTCGACGCCGCCGACCATCTGTACCTGGCCGGTCGTTCCTGCATCCCGACGCACAACTCGACGCTAGGGCTGGATCTGGCTCGGGCGGCGTCCATCAAGCACGGCCTGACGTCGGTCGTGTACTCGCTCGAGATGGGCCGCAACGAGATCACCATGCGGCTGCTTTCCGCCGAGGCGAAGGTGCCGCTGCACCACATGCGCTCCGGCCAGATGACCGACGACGACTGGAACCGCATCGCCCGCAGCACCGGCGAGGTGTCCAGCGCGCCGCTCTACATCGACGACTCCCCGAACATGACCATGATGGAGATCCGGGCCAAGTGCCGGCGGCTCAAGCAGCGCAACGACCTCCGCCTCGTCATCATCGACTACCTGCAGCTCATGAGCAGCGGCAAGCGGGTCGAGAGCCGGCAGCAGGAGGTCGCGGAGTTCTCCCGTGCGCTCAAGCTGCTGGCCAAGGAGCTCGAGGTCCCGGTCATCGCCATGAGCCAGCTCAACCGTGGTCCGGAACAACGGCAGGACAAGAAGCCGATGCTTTCTGACCTTCGCGAATCCGGCTGCCTCCCGGCCTCGACCCGGATCATGCGAGCGGACACCGGGGCCGAGATCACCATCGGCGAGCTCATGGCATCCGGCGTGCGCGACATCCCGGTCTGGAGCCTCGACGACAGCCTGCGCTACGTCCCCCGCACTATGACCCACGCGTTCCCCAGCGGCCGCAAGGAGACGTTCCGGCTCAGGCTGGCCTCGGGCAAGCAGATCGACGCGACGGCGAACCACCCGTTCCTCACGTACGAGGGCTGGCGGCCGCTGGGCGAGGTCTCCGTCGGAAGCCGGCTGGCCGTCCCGCGGCATGTGCCGGCACCGCTGCTGACCCAGCAGTGGGACGACGCCGAGGTGGTCATGCTCGCGCATCTCATTGGCGACGGCTCCTTCGTGCGACGCCAGCCCGTCCGGTACGCATCGGTCGACGAGGAGAACCTGGCGGCGGTCAACGAGGCCGCGCGGAACTTCGGCATCACCGCCATTCGCGACGACTACGCGGCCGCGCGGGTGACGACGCTGCGGCTGCCGGCGCCATACCGGCTGGCGCACGGGCGCCGGAACCCGATCGCCGCCTGGCTCGACGGGCTCGGGCTGTTCGGGCTGCGCTCACACGAGAAGTTCGTCCCGGACGCCGTCTTCGGCCTGCCGAAGAAGCAGATCACCATGTTCCTGCGGCACCTGTGGGCCACCGACGGCTCGGTGACGGTGCACCGCAACGGCCGGTCCGGGCGCATCTACTACGCGTCCACCAGCCGGCGCCTCCTCGACGGCGTGTCCCGGCTGCTGCTGCGCTACGGCATCTCCACCCGGCTGCGGGTCGCGACGCCGAAGGCCGGCTACCGGCCGCAGTACACCCTCGACGTGTCCGGGCGGGACGAGCAGCTGCGCTTCCTGCGCGAGATCGGCTGCCACGGCGCCCGGTCCGCGGGGTGCGCGCGCCTGCTGGCCGTCCTCGAGGCCGGCACCTCGAACGCCAACGTCGACACCGTCCCCCGCGAGGTCTGGCAGGACGTCCGGTCCATCCTGGCCGAACAGGGCATGACGCACCGCCAGTTCGCGGCGGCCATGAACACCCAGTTCGGCGGCAGCGCCATGTGGAAGCAGGCACCGAGCCGCGAGCGACTGAGCCGGGTAGCGACGGTCCTGGGCAGCGCCGAGCTGGAGATGTACGCCACCAACGACCTGCTGTGGGACGAGGTCGTCGCCAT